The following coding sequences are from one Epilithonimonas vandammei window:
- the ccoS gene encoding cbb3-type cytochrome oxidase assembly protein CcoS: MIICSVSLAVIFLIIFIIGARKGQFEDDESPAVRILFDDEKQAEEKQTENPKEYRKE; this comes from the coding sequence ATGATAATCTGCAGTGTTTCATTAGCTGTCATCTTTCTGATTATTTTTATAATCGGGGCTAGAAAGGGTCAGTTTGAGGACGATGAATCACCAGCCGTCAGAATATTATTTGATGACGAGAAACAAGCAGAAGAAAAACAAACAGAAAATCCAAAAGAATACAGAAAAGAATAA
- the ccoN gene encoding cytochrome-c oxidase, cbb3-type subunit I, translating to METQKFSYDNGIVRAFLIATVIFGLVGFLLGLTAALLLFYPELPEFFLGTDDPTIKTLRSEGLQGLVNSQGAFGFGRIRMLHTSAVIFAFVGNSFFCGFYYSIQRLLKTRMWSDTLSWIHFWGWQLMLVSVVITFFMGINTSKEYAEHEWPIDILITLVWVIFGINMFATIAVRRVRHLYVAIWFYIGTWVAVAMLHIFNNLEVPLSFTGWKSYSAYAGVKDALVQWWYGHNAVAFFLTTPVLGMMYYFVPKAADRPVFSYKLSIIHFWSLIFVYIWAGPHHLQYTALPAWAQALGTGFSIMLIAPSWGGMLNGLLTLRGAWDKVRENPVLKFFVVAITCYGMATFEGPLLATKTVNKVGHFTDWVIGHVHVGALGWNGFMAFGILYYLVPVLWRTKLWSVKAANWHFWLGTLGIIFYAVPLYISGFTQGLMWKQFNPDGTLVYKNWLDTVTAILPYFKMRFVGGLLYFAGACIMVVNLVATARKGSFQKEVPVEAPALANVKKGRKEGETFHLWLERTPLYLSILSFVVLAIGGALEILPTIFVKDNVPTITSVKPYSPLELEGRDIYIREGCNACHSQMIRPFRDEVVRFNGKNGQYSKAGEFIYDRPFLWGSKRTGPDLHREGGARPDSWHFKHMYNPRSTSAGSIMPRYPWLIENALDRSKTKAKLELMKNSFDVPYTKAQIDTLDSWMDNQADKIVKNVFSEASDVKKSFDETKANKTKAGEQFVPLEKREIVALISYLQRLGTDIKTTEVKTASN from the coding sequence ATGGAAACACAAAAATTTAGTTACGACAACGGGATAGTCCGCGCCTTTCTAATAGCGACGGTTATTTTCGGCTTAGTAGGTTTTTTATTAGGACTTACAGCCGCGTTGTTACTATTTTACCCTGAATTACCGGAATTTTTCCTTGGTACGGATGACCCTACGATCAAAACTTTGCGAAGCGAAGGACTTCAAGGTCTTGTCAATTCACAAGGAGCATTTGGTTTTGGGCGTATTAGGATGCTGCATACGAGTGCGGTAATTTTCGCATTTGTGGGTAACAGCTTTTTCTGCGGATTTTATTACTCAATCCAAAGATTACTCAAGACAAGAATGTGGAGCGACACTTTATCCTGGATTCACTTCTGGGGATGGCAACTAATGCTGGTGTCTGTCGTAATCACTTTCTTTATGGGTATCAATACTTCAAAGGAATACGCAGAACATGAATGGCCGATTGATATTCTTATCACTTTAGTGTGGGTTATTTTCGGGATCAATATGTTTGCGACGATTGCAGTAAGGAGAGTTCGACATCTTTATGTAGCGATCTGGTTCTATATCGGAACATGGGTTGCGGTCGCAATGCTTCATATTTTTAATAATCTTGAAGTTCCATTATCTTTTACAGGATGGAAGTCTTATTCTGCATATGCTGGTGTAAAAGATGCATTAGTACAATGGTGGTATGGACACAATGCAGTAGCATTTTTCCTTACAACACCAGTATTAGGTATGATGTACTACTTTGTACCGAAAGCAGCAGACCGACCTGTATTCTCTTACAAACTTTCTATTATACACTTCTGGTCCCTGATATTCGTATATATCTGGGCGGGTCCTCACCATTTGCAGTATACAGCATTACCTGCTTGGGCTCAGGCGTTGGGAACAGGATTCTCTATTATGCTGATTGCTCCATCTTGGGGAGGTATGCTTAATGGACTATTAACCTTGAGAGGTGCTTGGGACAAAGTAAGAGAAAATCCTGTACTAAAATTCTTTGTCGTTGCTATAACTTGTTACGGTATGGCGACTTTTGAAGGTCCACTTTTAGCGACTAAAACCGTTAATAAAGTTGGTCACTTTACAGACTGGGTAATTGGTCACGTACACGTAGGTGCGCTGGGATGGAATGGATTTATGGCTTTTGGTATACTATACTATCTTGTTCCAGTTTTATGGAGAACGAAACTATGGTCCGTGAAGGCTGCAAACTGGCATTTCTGGTTAGGAACATTGGGAATTATTTTCTATGCCGTTCCTTTATATATCTCCGGCTTTACTCAAGGTTTGATGTGGAAGCAGTTCAATCCAGATGGAACTTTGGTTTATAAAAACTGGCTAGATACAGTAACAGCTATTTTACCATATTTCAAAATGAGATTTGTTGGTGGGCTATTATACTTCGCTGGAGCTTGTATTATGGTTGTAAACCTTGTTGCGACAGCAAGAAAAGGTTCTTTCCAAAAAGAAGTACCAGTTGAAGCACCAGCTTTAGCCAACGTTAAAAAAGGAAGAAAAGAAGGTGAAACATTCCACCTTTGGCTTGAAAGAACACCGCTTTATCTTTCTATATTATCATTCGTAGTGTTAGCAATTGGTGGCGCTCTGGAAATCCTACCGACTATATTTGTTAAAGATAATGTTCCGACAATAACATCTGTAAAACCTTATTCTCCTCTGGAACTAGAAGGTAGAGACATTTACATTAGAGAAGGATGTAATGCATGCCACTCACAGATGATACGCCCTTTCCGTGATGAAGTTGTAAGATTCAACGGTAAAAATGGTCAGTATTCCAAAGCAGGTGAGTTTATTTATGACAGACCTTTCCTTTGGGGTTCTAAGAGAACAGGACCAGATCTTCATAGAGAAGGTGGTGCAAGACCGGATTCTTGGCACTTTAAGCATATGTATAATCCAAGATCAACTTCCGCAGGTTCAATTATGCCGAGATATCCTTGGTTGATTGAAAATGCACTGGACAGAAGTAAAACCAAAGCTAAATTGGAACTGATGAAAAATTCATTTGATGTTCCATACACAAAAGCTCAGATTGACACTCTGGATTCTTGGATGGATAATCAGGCTGATAAAATTGTGAAGAATGTATTTTCCGAAGCGAGCGATGTTAAAAAATCTTTTGACGAAACAAAAGCAAATAAAACAAAAGCTGGCGAGCAATTTGTACCTCTTGAGAAAAGAGAGATTGTAGCATTGATATCTTATCTTCAAAGACTTGGTACCGATATCAAAACAACGGAAGTAAAAACGGCTAGTAATTAA
- a CDS encoding CcoQ/FixQ family Cbb3-type cytochrome c oxidase assembly chaperone: protein MIPQSFKDIVSNVENAGFFQTLAMIIFILFFLVVVYVVINRPKKYYKEEENAPLEKDEEDDNQTTL from the coding sequence ATGATTCCGCAAAGTTTCAAAGATATCGTCTCCAATGTGGAAAATGCTGGCTTTTTCCAAACTTTAGCAATGATCATCTTCATACTGTTTTTTTTAGTTGTAGTTTATGTTGTGATCAACAGACCAAAAAAATATTATAAAGAAGAAGAAAATGCGCCTTTGGAAAAAGATGAAGAGGATGATAATCAAACAACTTTGTAA
- a CDS encoding cbb3-type cytochrome c oxidase N-terminal domain-containing protein yields the protein MKRRTPVYINILIVLGLLLVVFYMFSQTSDFLTSKYFLGTALISVIIVFIQTAIGDLIENEKFKKMTDAEKAVYLNDKKVPYFKYLWNGAFKSQSEKEEKDILIDHGFDGIMELDNQLPKWWLGLFYFGVAYCVLYIASYFLTDFANPIKEYDQEYKEQIAAVDEYMKTVPQATIETAKFSEDNVEEGKVIFQTNCVTCHGEGGKGGIGPNLTDNFWINQPEKTLFKNVFYMVENGSTNNPTMQAWGKNGVLTGNDIEKVSAYVYHINQEQPPITPAQGGAAPQGTEAHWEKSN from the coding sequence ATGAAAAGAAGAACACCTGTTTACATTAATATTCTAATCGTTTTAGGATTATTACTTGTAGTATTTTACATGTTTTCACAGACATCAGATTTTCTGACTTCAAAATACTTTTTGGGGACAGCATTAATCAGTGTTATCATTGTTTTCATTCAGACAGCCATAGGCGATTTGATAGAAAATGAGAAATTCAAGAAGATGACCGATGCAGAAAAGGCTGTTTATCTTAACGATAAAAAAGTTCCTTATTTCAAATATCTTTGGAACGGGGCATTCAAAAGTCAGTCTGAAAAAGAAGAAAAAGATATCCTTATTGACCACGGATTTGACGGAATTATGGAGCTTGACAATCAGCTTCCTAAATGGTGGTTAGGTCTTTTCTACTTTGGTGTTGCCTATTGTGTTTTATATATCGCTTCATACTTTTTGACGGATTTTGCAAATCCTATAAAAGAATACGATCAGGAATATAAAGAACAAATTGCTGCAGTAGATGAATATATGAAAACAGTTCCACAAGCTACGATAGAAACTGCAAAATTCTCTGAAGATAATGTAGAAGAAGGAAAAGTGATTTTCCAAACCAACTGTGTTACTTGCCATGGGGAAGGAGGAAAAGGTGGCATTGGTCCTAACTTGACAGACAATTTCTGGATAAACCAACCTGAAAAAACTTTATTCAAAAATGTTTTCTATATGGTAGAAAACGGTAGTACGAATAACCCTACAATGCAGGCCTGGGGTAAAAACGGTGTACTGACCGGAAATGATATAGAAAAAGTTTCAGCTTATGTATATCATATCAATCAGGAACAACCTCCTATTACACCAGCCCAAGGTGGAGCCGCTCCTCAGGGAACTGAAGCGCACTGGGAAAAATCTAACTAA
- the ccoG gene encoding cytochrome c oxidase accessory protein CcoG, whose protein sequence is MSTTEKKYNEAESWVVEAETFRDSVGTMDTTGKRKWVYPRKPKGKYTNYRLLVSILLLIIYFSIPFIKINGNPVLLINIIERQFYILGQPFYPQDFFILALGAITSLVFIILFTVAFGRIFCGWICPQTIFLEMIFRKIEYAIEGDRNKQIRLDNQAWDSEKIWKRSLKWFSFMLISLIITHIMFMYIVGYEEVFNIMQQGPFEKPTNFLVMVLFTAAFYFVFAWFREQVCTMVCPYGRLQGVLIDKETINVLYDYKRGENRSKWKKGEDRRAAGKGDCIDCKQCVVVCPTGIDIRDGLQMECVNCTACIDACDEVMVKVGLPTGLIRYASEREIEEQTKFKFTTRMKAYTVVLALLTGFLGFLLYNRGEMEAKFLKQPGSSFFIRDGKITNTYNYTFLNKSNETKTVIIKIIEPKNGEIASSAANRIILKRDAMIKGTVNVSFPESQIKLSKQNLTLGVYDMNGELLDSYTTYFEGPFKFQF, encoded by the coding sequence ATGAGTACAACAGAAAAAAAATACAACGAAGCGGAAAGCTGGGTAGTAGAAGCTGAAACATTCAGAGACTCTGTTGGGACAATGGATACTACCGGAAAAAGAAAATGGGTATATCCGCGAAAACCTAAAGGGAAATATACCAACTATCGACTTTTAGTAAGTATTCTATTACTAATTATTTATTTTTCTATACCGTTTATAAAAATCAACGGAAATCCTGTTTTATTGATAAATATTATAGAAAGACAGTTTTATATCTTAGGTCAGCCTTTTTACCCTCAGGATTTCTTTATTCTTGCATTAGGCGCCATCACTTCTCTTGTTTTTATTATTCTTTTTACGGTAGCTTTCGGAAGAATTTTTTGTGGATGGATATGTCCTCAAACCATTTTTTTAGAAATGATTTTTCGTAAAATCGAATATGCGATAGAAGGTGACAGAAATAAACAAATAAGATTAGATAACCAAGCATGGGATTCCGAAAAAATATGGAAGAGGTCGCTTAAATGGTTTTCCTTCATGTTAATATCTCTCATCATTACCCATATAATGTTTATGTACATAGTAGGGTATGAAGAAGTATTCAATATTATGCAGCAAGGTCCATTTGAAAAACCAACTAATTTTCTGGTAATGGTTTTGTTCACTGCTGCCTTTTACTTTGTATTTGCCTGGTTCAGAGAGCAAGTTTGTACAATGGTATGCCCTTATGGCCGTCTGCAAGGTGTATTGATAGACAAAGAAACCATCAATGTACTTTATGATTACAAACGTGGAGAAAACCGCTCCAAATGGAAAAAGGGCGAAGATAGAAGAGCTGCAGGAAAAGGCGATTGTATTGACTGTAAACAATGTGTTGTAGTTTGTCCTACAGGAATTGACATCCGTGATGGCTTACAGATGGAATGTGTTAACTGTACCGCTTGTATTGATGCTTGTGATGAAGTAATGGTGAAAGTTGGTTTACCAACAGGTCTGATAAGATATGCCTCCGAAAGAGAAATCGAAGAACAGACAAAATTCAAATTTACCACAAGAATGAAAGCTTATACAGTAGTTTTAGCTTTACTTACTGGATTCTTAGGATTTCTTCTTTATAATAGAGGTGAGATGGAAGCCAAGTTTTTGAAGCAGCCTGGCTCTAGCTTTTTTATAAGAGATGGTAAAATAACCAATACTTATAACTATACTTTCCTCAATAAATCAAATGAAACCAAAACTGTTATTATCAAGATTATTGAGCCTAAAAATGGAGAGATTGCTTCCAGTGCTGCCAACAGAATTATATTAAAGCGTGACGCAATGATAAAAGGAACTGTCAATGTGAGCTTCCCAGAAAGTCAGATAAAATTATCTAAGCAAAATCTCACACTAGGTGTTTACGATATGAATGGCGAACTTCTAGATTCTTACACCACTTATTTTGAAGGTCCATTCAAATTCCAATTTTAA
- a CDS encoding FixH family protein, which yields MKKLHWGHGLAIALGCFMIFILFLIFVFPMGKQNSEMISNNYYEEELEYQKVIDAKKNAAELENQPTYQVTSEGIQITFPKDAKPDGNKANFILFRTDDSNLDVKKEVTISQNYFIIPKKVITKGSYTLKLKWTENKIPYQIDYDILWK from the coding sequence ATGAAAAAATTACATTGGGGACACGGACTGGCCATAGCTCTAGGATGTTTCATGATATTCATTCTGTTTTTAATTTTTGTATTTCCCATGGGAAAACAGAATTCAGAAATGATTTCCAACAACTATTATGAAGAGGAACTGGAATATCAAAAAGTAATTGATGCGAAAAAAAATGCAGCGGAACTGGAGAATCAGCCCACATACCAAGTGACATCTGAAGGAATACAAATCACCTTCCCGAAAGATGCCAAACCAGATGGAAACAAAGCTAATTTTATATTGTTCCGAACGGATGATTCTAATCTGGATGTGAAAAAAGAAGTTACTATTTCTCAAAACTATTTTATAATTCCGAAAAAAGTAATCACCAAAGGATCCTACACACTAAAGCTAAAGTGGACGGAAAATAAAATCCCTTATCAGATAGACTACGATATCCTATGGAAATAA
- a CDS encoding sulfite exporter TauE/SafE family protein — protein MEITLIISAIGLGFASGFHCIGMCGPIAISMGLTKNQKTNFYLQNLTYQFGRIFTYSLLGAALGIIGQSFEFAGFQSYLSILVGVLLVTMAVFSFGGKDFASRIPMISKALLKVKITLGKILQKPDYKSRFTTGILNGLLPCGMVYMALTASLAAGGIWQSSFFMFLFGIGTFPFMFAVVFIGNFLTSTLRVKILNIIPVLMIGLGALFILRGLELGIPYVSPKAESLKVNHSSKGFHMDHTNCH, from the coding sequence ATGGAAATAACTCTCATAATATCAGCAATAGGACTCGGTTTCGCATCAGGATTTCACTGTATCGGAATGTGTGGTCCTATTGCTATATCAATGGGACTTACGAAAAATCAGAAGACTAATTTCTATCTACAGAATCTGACTTACCAATTCGGAAGGATTTTCACTTACTCACTTTTGGGAGCTGCACTTGGCATTATTGGTCAAAGTTTTGAATTTGCGGGATTCCAGAGCTACTTGAGTATATTGGTTGGGGTTTTACTGGTCACAATGGCCGTTTTTTCATTTGGCGGAAAAGACTTCGCTTCAAGAATCCCAATGATTTCAAAAGCACTACTTAAAGTTAAAATAACCTTGGGTAAGATTCTCCAAAAGCCAGATTATAAATCACGTTTTACCACCGGAATTCTGAACGGTCTTCTTCCTTGCGGAATGGTTTACATGGCGCTCACAGCATCTCTTGCTGCTGGCGGAATATGGCAAAGTTCTTTTTTTATGTTCCTGTTTGGCATCGGCACTTTTCCATTTATGTTCGCAGTTGTTTTTATCGGAAATTTTCTTACATCAACTTTACGAGTCAAAATACTGAACATTATTCCGGTTCTGATGATCGGTCTTGGAGCATTATTCATCCTTAGAGGACTGGAGCTGGGAATACCTTATGTGTCGCCAAAAGCAGAATCATTGAAAGTTAATCACAGTTCAAAAGGATTTCATATGGATCATACTAATTGTCATTAA
- a CDS encoding DUF6702 family protein, with the protein MKKSIFILSLGVLLLSLFSFKDFDFFSSMTKVDYIDGSKTLKFTTKLNTTHISQAVKIDPNTAAFEAELKKYINNNIDISVNGNPKNLTFTGSQVNGESVWIYYEISNVSEISKLRIRNNILISQFPKQVNIMNITYKGILRTVNFQKGKETSEIDF; encoded by the coding sequence ATGAAAAAATCAATATTTATCTTAAGCCTTGGGGTTTTGCTATTGAGCTTATTTAGCTTCAAGGATTTTGATTTCTTTTCTTCGATGACCAAAGTGGATTACATTGATGGAAGTAAAACCCTTAAGTTTACGACCAAACTGAATACAACTCATATTTCGCAGGCGGTAAAAATTGACCCAAATACTGCCGCATTTGAGGCCGAACTTAAAAAATATATCAATAATAATATTGATATTTCTGTAAACGGAAACCCTAAAAATTTGACTTTCACTGGAAGTCAGGTGAATGGTGAATCGGTTTGGATCTATTATGAAATTTCTAATGTTTCGGAAATTTCTAAATTAAGAATTAGAAATAATATCCTTATTTCCCAGTTTCCGAAACAGGTTAATATTATGAACATTACCTACAAAGGAATCCTGAGAACCGTGAATTTTCAAAAAGGAAAAGAAACCTCAGAAATCGATTTCTAA
- a CDS encoding LOG family protein produces MTKQDEEKRLHDSFRQKTWDETITKDSWMVFKIMSEFVDGYEKMAEIGPCVSIFGSARLKEDSYYYKMASEIAQKITEIGFGVITGGGPGIMEAGNRGANGRGKSIGLNIELPFEQHFNAYVDKGYNINFDYFFVRKVMFVKYSQGFVVMPGGFGTLDELSEALTLIQTNKIGKFPIVLVGSEFWSGLLDWFKDTLLKEGLIAEQDLLLFRVVDNAEDAVAHIKAFYDKYSVSVNF; encoded by the coding sequence ATGACAAAACAAGACGAAGAAAAAAGACTGCACGATAGTTTTCGGCAGAAAACCTGGGACGAGACCATCACCAAGGACAGCTGGATGGTTTTCAAAATTATGTCCGAATTTGTAGACGGCTATGAAAAAATGGCGGAAATAGGGCCTTGTGTTTCTATTTTTGGATCGGCCAGACTGAAAGAAGACAGTTATTATTATAAAATGGCATCAGAGATTGCCCAAAAAATTACTGAGATTGGTTTTGGTGTAATTACAGGCGGCGGTCCTGGAATTATGGAAGCAGGAAACAGAGGAGCAAACGGAAGAGGGAAATCCATTGGGCTTAATATTGAACTGCCATTCGAACAGCACTTTAATGCTTATGTAGATAAAGGTTATAATATCAATTTTGATTACTTTTTCGTTAGAAAAGTGATGTTCGTTAAGTATTCACAAGGATTTGTGGTAATGCCTGGCGGTTTTGGGACTCTGGATGAACTGTCGGAAGCACTGACGCTTATACAGACCAATAAAATAGGAAAGTTCCCGATAGTTTTAGTGGGAAGCGAATTCTGGAGCGGCTTGCTGGACTGGTTCAAAGATACGCTACTGAAAGAAGGTCTTATTGCCGAGCAAGATCTTTTGCTTTTCAGAGTGGTGGATAATGCAGAGGATGCGGTGGCTCATATCAAAGCATTTTATGACAAATATTCGGTGAGTGTTAATTTCTAA
- a CDS encoding nucleotidyltransferase family protein: MKAMIFAAGMGTRLQPFTDNHPKALAQVNGVPLLERNIKYLQGYGINDFVINIHHFGGQILAFLAENDNFGANIEISNESDELLETGGGLLFAKRFLENEKTFLIMNVDILTDLNITNFINIHELKGGMVTLAVSDRDSTRKLMFNDKMYLKGWKNLTTNKKTVVGGIFKLRELAFSGVHCVNSEIFTKITRTGKFSIVDEYLDLMKEDIIIGYQHTANLIDVGKPESVAEAEKLFR, from the coding sequence ATGAAAGCAATGATTTTTGCTGCCGGAATGGGAACAAGATTACAACCATTCACGGATAATCATCCTAAAGCACTTGCACAGGTAAACGGTGTCCCGCTTCTGGAAAGGAATATAAAGTATCTACAGGGTTACGGAATCAATGATTTCGTCATAAATATACATCATTTTGGAGGACAGATTTTAGCTTTTCTTGCAGAGAATGATAATTTTGGGGCGAATATCGAAATCTCCAATGAATCTGACGAACTTCTGGAAACAGGAGGTGGATTGTTATTTGCAAAAAGATTCCTGGAAAACGAGAAAACTTTCCTGATTATGAATGTTGATATCCTTACAGATCTTAACATTACCAATTTTATCAATATTCACGAATTGAAAGGCGGTATGGTAACTTTGGCGGTTTCGGACAGAGACAGCACAAGGAAACTGATGTTTAATGACAAGATGTATCTAAAAGGATGGAAAAACCTTACCACAAACAAAAAAACAGTGGTTGGCGGTATTTTCAAATTAAGAGAACTGGCATTCAGTGGCGTTCATTGTGTTAATTCTGAGATATTCACCAAAATTACAAGAACAGGAAAATTCTCCATCGTGGACGAGTATTTGGACCTGATGAAAGAAGATATTATTATTGGCTATCAGCACACGGCAAATCTTATAGATGTTGGCAAACCGGAATCTGTTGCCGAAGCGGAAAAATTATTCAGATGA
- a CDS encoding RapZ C-terminal domain-containing protein, with product MQNKLIIDIHSFSYKKGGIPKDDSGNGGGFVFDCRGILNPGRIEEYKAQTGNDVGVQDYLETKTEMPAFLKSVQDLISINIRNYLERGFENLQINFGCTGGQHRSVYSAIKTAAFIQQNFPEADVRIHHDEQLHLNLSSISDN from the coding sequence ATGCAGAACAAATTGATTATCGATATCCATAGTTTTTCTTACAAAAAAGGAGGAATTCCAAAGGATGATTCAGGCAATGGGGGCGGTTTCGTGTTCGATTGTCGCGGGATTCTGAATCCGGGAAGAATAGAAGAATACAAAGCACAAACGGGTAATGATGTTGGCGTTCAGGATTATCTGGAAACAAAGACGGAAATGCCTGCTTTTTTAAAGAGTGTTCAGGATCTTATTTCTATCAACATTAGAAATTATTTGGAAAGAGGTTTTGAAAACCTGCAGATCAATTTCGGATGCACTGGCGGCCAGCACCGTTCGGTTTATTCTGCCATCAAAACAGCGGCGTTTATCCAACAAAATTTTCCTGAAGCAGATGTAAGAATTCATCACGATGAACAGCTGCATCTTAATCTCTCATCGATCAGCGATAATTAA
- a CDS encoding NTF2-like N-terminal transpeptidase domain-containing protein, translated as MKYIKYVFLTALLILTVSCKKTSVDGSSRKSFQESINDMASSLPTLKQVKFNEALYILKTFGVEADGDVAEIAALGKLLDGKKTNEIFAMADEVAKKNGIAWSSTAPPSLGEMNIFGNESASEKDPNDIDAASLGIFVRNIAGDSLTGSKGLVITPQLLDNRGNKVDFEGAALETIMEISSGGNKISTSKNLMQDPAFRGFTIMYSKLPKEKIYEDRIDIKVTVKTTKKLLQMIKTGVAVNGQALYTPPPSIVSDSTQIQNPEINPTPGVETPAAPAKVTADPKNTVTKFLSNLSSQNFKAAYDAAENPNWGSYDKFSNPNSGFGSVKNINVKNISVPYNKDNSANVNVTYDVTDKNGKTTSLNVTYGLKAVNNNWKITTYKINN; from the coding sequence ATGAAATATATAAAATATGTCTTTTTAACAGCTTTGCTGATTCTTACTGTAAGCTGTAAAAAAACAAGCGTGGACGGCAGCAGCCGCAAAAGCTTTCAGGAAAGCATTAATGATATGGCTTCCAGCTTGCCAACTCTGAAGCAGGTAAAATTCAATGAGGCATTATATATCCTAAAAACTTTTGGTGTGGAAGCGGATGGCGATGTTGCTGAAATTGCAGCGCTCGGAAAACTTCTGGACGGCAAAAAAACAAATGAGATTTTTGCAATGGCGGATGAAGTGGCAAAGAAAAACGGTATTGCTTGGAGCAGCACAGCACCGCCAAGTCTAGGCGAGATGAACATCTTCGGAAACGAGAGCGCTTCTGAAAAAGACCCCAATGATATCGATGCAGCAAGCCTGGGAATATTTGTAAGAAACATTGCCGGCGACAGTCTTACCGGATCAAAAGGTTTGGTTATTACCCCGCAGTTATTAGATAATAGAGGTAATAAAGTAGATTTTGAAGGTGCAGCTTTGGAAACTATTATGGAGATTTCCAGCGGCGGAAATAAAATATCAACATCCAAAAACCTGATGCAAGATCCTGCGTTCCGTGGCTTCACAATTATGTATTCCAAACTTCCAAAAGAAAAAATATATGAAGATAGGATTGACATCAAAGTAACTGTCAAAACAACTAAGAAATTATTACAAATGATTAAAACCGGTGTTGCAGTCAACGGACAAGCCCTTTATACTCCACCACCGTCAATTGTTTCAGACTCCACTCAGATTCAGAATCCGGAAATCAATCCAACACCTGGTGTAGAAACACCTGCCGCTCCTGCAAAGGTGACAGCCGATCCTAAGAATACTGTTACAAAATTCCTAAGCAATCTTTCTTCGCAGAACTTTAAAGCTGCTTATGATGCCGCTGAAAATCCAAACTGGGGTTCTTATGACAAGTTTTCTAATCCGAATTCGGGTTTTGGCTCAGTTAAAAATATCAATGTAAAAAACATTTCAGTTCCTTATAATAAAGATAATTCTGCTAATGTGAATGTCACATATGACGTCACCGATAAAAATGGCAAAACCACATCACTTAACGTTACTTACGGTTTAAAAGCTGTAAACAACAATTGGAAAATAACCACTTATAAAATCAATAATTAA
- a CDS encoding adenine phosphoribosyltransferase, with protein sequence MASSELVKKLEETIENVPDFPIPGIQFKDICPIFLQPKLYEEVIADLASFSRGKVDVVCGIESRGYLFGIAIAVALDVPFVLIRKAGKLPPPFIGEKYDLEYGSAEIEMKTGHIKKGQRVLIHDDLLATGGTTEAAAKLVAKQGAIPSQFSFLINLKDLNGKERLKKFQAEVYSILEY encoded by the coding sequence ATGGCATCATCAGAATTGGTAAAAAAACTGGAAGAAACGATAGAAAACGTGCCCGATTTTCCGATTCCGGGAATTCAATTCAAGGACATCTGTCCTATTTTTCTTCAACCCAAATTATATGAAGAAGTCATTGCAGACTTGGCTTCTTTCAGCAGGGGGAAAGTGGATGTAGTCTGTGGAATAGAAAGCCGAGGTTATCTTTTTGGGATTGCAATAGCTGTTGCTCTAGACGTTCCGTTTGTTCTGATCAGGAAAGCAGGAAAACTCCCTCCTCCATTTATCGGAGAAAAATATGACTTGGAATACGGTTCTGCAGAGATCGAGATGAAAACTGGTCATATTAAAAAAGGCCAGCGGGTTTTGATTCACGATGATTTATTAGCCACTGGCGGGACAACTGAAGCTGCAGCTAAACTGGTAGCAAAACAAGGAGCGATCCCATCACAATTCAGCTTTCTTATCAATTTAAAAGATCTGAACGGGAAAGAAAGACTCAAAAAATTCCAAGCTGAAGTTTATTCAATTCTCGAATATTAA